Genomic segment of Caldanaerobius polysaccharolyticus DSM 13641:
AAAACGCAAGGGTGATTGAGTTCAGCGCGCAGACTCGAATGAGCGGATTGGATCTTGCGGATGGCACTATTGTGCGCAAAGGCGCTGCTGATATGGCTGTAAAGCTTGTGAAAGATGCCGGCGGTGAAATACCTGAGGATTTAGATACAGAAGTAGAGAAGATATGCAGGTTGGGCGGTACACCCCTCGTGGTGGTGAAAAATAATGAAATAATCGGAGTTATATACTTGAAGGATACTATAAAACCTGGCATGCAGGAAAGATTTAAACAGCTGAGAAAAATGGGCATAAAGACCGTGATGGTTACTGGTGACAATCCCCTTACGGCTGCCACGATTGCTAAAGAGGCTGGGGTGGACGATTTTATCGCTGAGAGCAAACCTGAAGACAAGATTAATGCGATTAAAGCTGAACAGGCAAAAGGGCGACTTGTAGCTATGACAGGAGATGGAACCAACGATGCCCCGGCATTAGCGCAAGCAGATGTAGGCCTTGCGATGAATAGCGGCACTATGGCGGCCAAGGAAGTAGCAAATATGGTAGATCTGGACTCAAACCCGACAAAGATAATCGAAGTAGTAGCTATAGGGAAGCAACTTCTTATGACCCGAGGAGCCCTTACCACCTTTAGTATAGCTAACGACGTGGCTAAGTACTTCGCTATACTCCCAGCGATTATATCTGGAGCTTTGCCATCTATTAATGCGTTAAATATAATGGGTTTATCATCGCCACAAAGGGCTATACTATCTGCTCTTATTTTTAACGCGGTTATTATTCCCGCCCTCATACCGCTGGCTATGAAGGGAGTAAAATACAGGCCTATGGGGGCAGAAGCACTTCTCTTTAGAAACATTCTATTATACGGGCTTGGAGGTATTATTACGCCTTTTATTGGGATAAAATTAATAGATATGATAATATCACTATTATAATGCGGAGGATGTAAATATGTGGAATAACGTGTGGAGATCGGTAAAATTGAGCGTCGTGTTGATTTTTTTACTGGGAATTGTTTATCCGATGCTGATGGCACTAGTTGCCGGTTCTATTTTCCCGTATCAGGCTAATGGGAGTATAATATATTTGAACGGTGTGCCAGTCGGTTCAGAGCTTATCGGACAGAAATTTACGGGCAGCCGTTGGTTTCATGGAAGGCCCTCATATGTAGACTATAATCCTTTAAAATCGGGTGGAAGCAATTTGGCCTTGAGCAACCCGGCTCTGGAAGCTAAACTGAAAAAAAACATAGAGGAGGTAATAAAAGAAAATCCAGGTATAAAAAAATTAGATATCCCTGTGGATTTAATTACAGCTTCGGCGTCGGGCCTGGATCCTGATATATCAGTTGATGCAGCTTATATTCAAGCAAGAAGAGTAGCGCAAGCCAATGGCCTTGATTATAACAAGGTAAAGGAATTGATTGATAAAAACATTGAAAAAAGCGTTTTGGGCATTTTTGGACAACCTAGGGTTAATGTGTTGAAATTGAATTTGGCCTTGTACAATTTAGTGCGCCGCTGAGGTGGATTAGAGTTGGAAAATAGGGCTTCGGATTATTTTTTAAAAGAGGTACAGAGGGCGAATAAAGGGAGACTGAAGATTTACATCGGAGCTGCTCCTGGAGTAGGCAAAACATACAAGATGTTAAGAGACGCTAATGAACTAAAAAGGCAGGGTATAGACGTGGTTATAGGTTTTGTAGAGACCTATGGAAGAAAAGAAACAGAGGAGCAAATAGGAGATTTGGAAAAATTGCCATTAAAGAGGATACTATATAATGGTATAGAGCTTGAGGAAATGGATCTCGAAGGTATAATTAAAAGAAAACCCCAATTAGTCGTGGTGGATGAATTGGCCCATAGGAACGCCCCTGGATCAAAAAATAAAAAGCGCTACGAAGATGTATTGGACCTGATTGAAAATGGAATAAGCGTCATGACTGCTGTCAACATTCAACACCTGGAAAGCCTTAACGATTATGTAAACAGGATGACTGGCATAAAAGTCGGACAGACGATTCCGGATTATATATTTGAATACGCCGATGAAATTGAAGTAGTTGATATTTCCCCTCAAGCGCTAAGAGAGAGAATAAAGCAAGGTAAGGTGTATAGCAGCGATAAAATAGAGATGGCTTTAAACAACTTTTTCAGAGAAGGCAATTTAACAGCGTTAAGAGAACTGGCTCTTAGAGAAGTGGCTAATGAAGTAGACGAGCGCCTTTTAGAGTACAGGAATAGAAAAAACGTGGAAGGGTTGACTGGTGCTCAGGAAAGAATTCTGGTTTGCATAAATTTAAGGTATAATTCTGAGTATTTGATAAGAAGAGGCTGGAGAATAGCTAAGATGTTAAAAGCTAAGCTTTACGTGCTACACGTATATAGAGAAGGGGAATTGAGAGATGCCGAGAAATTAAAAAAATTGGATGCGGTAAAACAGCTTTGCGATGAACTTAATGCGGAATTTAAAATGGTAATGTCTTCGGATCCTATAGAGACTATAATAAATTACGCTAAAGATCAGGCTATAACGCAAATTGTATTGGGCCCCTCAGCGAGGAGGAGGATTGACGAGATTTTAAGGGGTTCTATTGTACGGCGCATCATGGAAAAGACGAGGTTTATAGATATTCTGGTAGTGGCAGACCCCCTTTATAGGGAGATGAAGGAAACTTAGATTAGAGTTGAATGCTGCGAAAAATCCATCTCATTTAGAGAATGGGATAAAAGCAGCATTTTTAATATATTTACAAAATTATATAAAATGTGTAAAATGGGGTTGTATATAATTTTAGGTATTGTATTGCCGTTTTCGATAATATATTTAGCAATGAATTATATTTTAAAATACAATTTCCATTTTAATTATTGAGACTTATAATTTTTTGAAATATCTCTATGCGAAAATTAAAACTAAAGGTGAATTAAGTGCATAGCTGGTATTGGACAGATTCTTCGTTTTGGTAATAATATGAGTAAGAGAGAGGGGAGGGGGTGAGCTTTCGTGAAAAAGATTCTTACTATTTTTGTGATTACTATATTGACATTAATGCCGACTTTTTCGGTTTTTGCAGTGACTCCAATAAATACCTTGATTCAACAACAGACGTTAGATCTGGCGAAAGAAAAAGGTCAGGTAGAACGTGCAATTGGCGATAGCCAGTTAAGTCCTAAAAAATTTTTAGTCGATAAAAAAGGTGAACTGGGACGCAAAGAGTTAATGGATGTAAGTAAACCTGACGAATTGATATACGGAAAAGCATATAAAGTGTTTATTGCTAATAAAGAGGTTGTCCAGAACTTAATTGAGAAGAAAAATATTTCTAATGCTCTGTTAAATGCACCTTATGAGTGGGAAGTGCCTGTAAAATTTAACGGCAAGGAAGTGGCGTCAGTTACCTTAGCATTTTTGAATAACAGGTGGGAAGTTGGCGAAATCGGCGGTTATCTTTCGCCCGCTTCCATTGATTTTGTCAGCAACCCTGATGGTATAACTTCGTATTTTGATAACAATAATTTGAAAGAGGCAGAAAAATTTATCCATTTAAGAATACCTTCGCTACATTCCGATTTTCTTTATCTTGATGCAAATAACAGAGAATATTTTGTTCCCATTATTCACGGCGAAGGTAAAAGTGAGCTTTATGGTCTTAAGGACAAAAAGATATATACAAAGGACGAGATAATTTTGGCTATTGGCCCTATTCTTAAAGCCGGTTTGAATGATACAGGAATGACAACAGGTCGTCCCTCTGTTGCTAGCAAGGATGGTCTAAATAATCAAGTATACTATTTAATTGGGTTGACAATTTTTGTTGCTTTTATAACAATTTTTTACTATGTAAGATTAAAACAAAATCAAAAATTTTAATGCATTTATGTGTGTACGATATATCCGTAGTCCAATGCGGTTAAAGTTCGCTACAGGCTTTAATAGCACCAATTGTTAATTCGTAACGAATATGCATATCTCGTTTTTGCCACTTCCTGTCGAGTAGAACCGATGTAATTTTTATCATGTTTTTGCTTTGCGACATGCTTTGACACACCTTATGTAAATATTCGCGATATTGTTTGGAGAGTGATAATAGAAATGGACGAGATTATTAAAGTTACAAAGGTTTCTCGTGAACTATTTATATCTTATAGTAAAGGGAAGGTGATAACATAAAGCCGTTAGTTATTGCCCATAGAGGGGATTCTGTCAATGCCCCTGAAAATACGATGGCATCATTTCAAAAGGCGATGGATGTAGGAGCTGATGGTATTGAGCTGGATGTGCATATGAGTAAGGACGATCATCTTGTAGTCATTCACGATGAACGAGTGGATAGAACCACTGACGGCACCGGGTATGTAAGGGACTATACTTTGAAAGAGCTAAAAGAGCTTGACGCGGGAATTAAATTTAGCCCAAAATTTGCAGGTGAAAAAATACCAACACTGGAGGAGGTTTTAGAGCTTATTGATAATAAAAATATATTGCTGAATATAGAAGTAAAAAGTGGAGTCGTAAATTATCCCGGCATAGAAAAAAAGCTGGTTGAGACTGTAAGAAAATATGATATTGCCGAAAGGGTTATATTGTCATCTTTTAACTATAATAGTATCAGAGGTATAAAAAGGTTTGACTGTGAACTGAAAGTAGGTCTGTTGTATGAATACGCCTTGACAAAACCATGGTATATAGCTCGCAGAATGGGCGTTTATTCGCTTCATCCATATTACTTTAATATAACACAGGAATTGGTAAGTAGCTGTAAAAAATATGATATCAAATTATTTCCATGGACTGTGGATAAAAAAGAAGATATGCGGAAAATGATCGAAATAGGTGTTGATGGTATTATAACGGATAATCCTGGTTTGCTTATAGAAGTGAGGGATAAAGGTCGTGGTAACGATGAATTATAAAAGTACACATTTTTTGATATACATTGACACGGTATGCATTATATAATGTAGTAAAAGTAAAATATGTTTTGCAAAATATAACAATCAAAAAGGTTGGAAGGATGTAGCGTATGCTAAAAGTTAATAATCTGTACAAGGAATATAAGTCAAAAAAAGTAGTCGCATTAAATAGAATAAACATGAATGTTGAAAAAAATGAAATAGTGGGTTTATTAGGACCTAACGGAGCGGGTAAGACGACGCTAATTAAGGCGATTAGCGGATTGGTAAATCCTGATTCAGGAGAGATAATAATTAATGATATTAAATTAAATGAAAAAACTAGACGTAAGATAATGGGTAAATTAGGTGTTGTATTAGAAGGAACAAGAAATCTATATTGGACTTTATCCGTTAAGGACAATTATTATTATTTTGCCAGCATAAAGGGCAAAAAGAACTATGAAATTGAGAAGAATATAGAAAAATATGCTAACGTGTTAAAAACTAGGGACTTTTTAAATTGTAAAATAAAAATATTGTCGACAGGACAAAAGCAAAGGGTAGCTATTACTGCAGCTTTACTGCATGAACCGGAATTGTTGATCTTAGACGAACCTTCTAACGGCCTCGATATAGAATCCAGAAATTTACTGATAAATGGCATTAAATACTTCAGGGATAATTTGAAAACAACTTTTTTAATAAGCTCTCATGATGTAGATTTTATAAGCAAAGTCGTAGATAAAATCGTAATAATTGATAATGGAAATATTGTCGATGAATTCTTAAATCAAGGTATTTCCCCTGAGGATATTGAAAACAAGTATAAAGAGCTATTAATAAAAGAAGGCAATTCAAGGTAGGTTTTAGAGAGGAGAGAAATAGGATAATGGTATATTTACATATTTTGTTTGCAGAAATAAAGCGTAGCTTAAAAGAAAGCTTTTCATATAATGTGGGATTTATTAGCAGCATTCTATTATTGGTTGTCTTATATTGTAGCTTAATTTTCATGAATACAGGAACTCTACTCGGTAGTTATTATAAAAATGCGGAAGGTTCAAAAACGCTTTTACTTATAGGGTATATTTTTTGGAGTTATTCAATAATAGCTATAAATGAAGTAAGCAGTGAAATTGAGAAGGAAGCTGTCAAAGGCACGTTAGAACAAAAATTTATGTCTATAGCTCCGTATTCTCTTTTATTAGCAGGCAGTATTATTAGTAGCATACTTGTCAGCAGCGTTGTTGCAGGTATTATAATTACTCTTTCAAGAATTATATTTGGGATAAATATAATAATAAATCCGGGCGTCATTCTATCGCTATTTATAACTTTATTAGGCATGTATGGAATGGGACTAATTCTCGGCGGAATTTCTTTCATAGTAAAGAAAATCAGTAAAATAACTGAGATAATTCAAATCGTATTGTTATTTATAACTGACACCCTGACGAAGACCTCATTTTTAAAATTTAATTGGATCATACCGTTAACGTTAGGAAATGATATTGCTAGAAGATTTGCAAGTAGCTTGACAGTGCCCTTTGATAGTTGGATAGTGCTTGTATTTGTAAGCTCGATTTGGCTTGTAACAGGTATTGCGGTTTTTAATATTTGTAGTAAGTATGTAAAGAAAAACGGATTATTGGGGACATATTGAATGACAGGACTAAACCATATAACGGACGCACAACCAATAAAAGGTTTCCTTGATAGCTAAGATATATTGTGTTAAAATAAGTATAGAATTAAATATCAATGCAAAAGGGGAGCTAAGGGGAAAAACTTGGCTGAGAGTAGGCATTAAATCCCTGCCTTGACCCTTTGAACCTGAGACGGATAATGCCGGCGTAGGGATATTGCAGGATTCGAGTATTTGATTTCGTAAGGTAAAGTTGATATCTAAAAAAGCGCTGGCTGATGGCAGCGCTTTTTTAATTTAGGAAGAGGTGGAAAAATTGATTTTTTTAAATGATCAACGTGTTGATTTTTGTGGTACCCTTGAAGAACTTTTAAAAAAACAGGGATACAATATCCACGCTGTGGCGGTTTTGGTCAATGATGAAGTAATAAAAAAAGATCAATGGAGTTGTTATCAATTGAAGGACAACGACAGGGTTGATGTGGTTGCCATTATGGGGGGAGGGGCTTTATATGAGTTTTAAAGTGGGCGATCGGACATTGAAGTCCAGGTTGTTTATAGGAACGGGAAAATTGCCTTCTTATGCTCTCATTTCACCTATTGTGGAAAAGACGGGTGTGGATGTTCTTACAGTAGCAGTGAGAAAAATAAATCCTGATCAAAAAGGCGAAAATGTGTTGGATTATATACCCAAAGACTGTGTTATAATGGTCAATACATCGGGAGCCAGGAATCACAAGGAAGCAGTCAAGATTGCTGAAATAGGCAGTGAACTTACGGGATCTGATTGGATTAAAATTGAGATAGAAACCGATTCTAAGTACTTGATGCCTGATAATATGGAGACGTTGAAAGCAGCAGATATACTGGTAGAAAAGGGTTTTAAAGTATTCCCGTATATATCCCCTGATCTAGTGGTGGCAAAAAAGTTAGAGAAGATAGGCGTTTCTGCGGTTATGCCTTTAGCTTCACCCATTGGCACAAACAAGGGTATTGGATGTGAGACATTGCTAAAGGCTATAATAAATGAAATAAATGTGCCTGTTATAATAGATGCGGGTATTGGAAGGCCATCTCACGCTGCCCATGCAATGGAGTTAGGCGCTGATGCTGTCTTAATAAATACAGCTATTGCCACAGCTAAGGACCCGGTAAGGATGGCGGTTGCTTTTTCTAAGGCTGTGGAAGGGGGAAGAATTGCCTATGAAATAGGCATTTTGCAGGAAAGAGAGTATGCGGAAGCTTCGTCGCCCCTCACAGGGTTTTTAAGGGGTGTTGGAGATGATTGAAGAAACTATTGAAGAGGCTGAAGGCATATACCAAAACGTGATAGAGCATAGCTTGACAAAAGATGAAGTGATAAATATATTGCTGAAAGACCATATCAGCAGAGAAGATGCATTAAAGCTTATGCTCTTTGACGATGATGAAGTATTGGAGCTCATGGCGAAAAAGGCCAAAGAGCTGACTGATATGTATTTTGGCAAGAGCATTCTCCTGTATACACCTCTCTATATATCCAATTATTGTAATGGTGGATGTGTGTACTGCGGTTATTCTTCATTAAAAAGAGGTGTAAAAAGGCAGAGGTTGGACTATGAGCAGATTGAGGCGGAGCTTAGAGCTATAAAAGAAAAAGGGTTTGACAGCATAATTATATTGACAGGAGAGGATAGAGAAAAGTCTTCAGTAGATTATATAGGAAAAGCCGTAGAACTGGCTTGCAAC
This window contains:
- the kdpC gene encoding potassium-transporting ATPase subunit KdpC gives rise to the protein MWNNVWRSVKLSVVLIFLLGIVYPMLMALVAGSIFPYQANGSIIYLNGVPVGSELIGQKFTGSRWFHGRPSYVDYNPLKSGGSNLALSNPALEAKLKKNIEEVIKENPGIKKLDIPVDLITASASGLDPDISVDAAYIQARRVAQANGLDYNKVKELIDKNIEKSVLGIFGQPRVNVLKLNLALYNLVRR
- the kdpDN gene encoding KdpD-like non-kinase potassium sensor (KdpDN resembles contains the N-terminal sensor region of KdpD but lacks the C-terminal histidine kinase region.); translation: MENRASDYFLKEVQRANKGRLKIYIGAAPGVGKTYKMLRDANELKRQGIDVVIGFVETYGRKETEEQIGDLEKLPLKRILYNGIELEEMDLEGIIKRKPQLVVVDELAHRNAPGSKNKKRYEDVLDLIENGISVMTAVNIQHLESLNDYVNRMTGIKVGQTIPDYIFEYADEIEVVDISPQALRERIKQGKVYSSDKIEMALNNFFREGNLTALRELALREVANEVDERLLEYRNRKNVEGLTGAQERILVCINLRYNSEYLIRRGWRIAKMLKAKLYVLHVYREGELRDAEKLKKLDAVKQLCDELNAEFKMVMSSDPIETIINYAKDQAITQIVLGPSARRRIDEILRGSIVRRIMEKTRFIDILVVADPLYREMKET
- a CDS encoding glycerophosphodiester phosphodiesterase yields the protein MAHRGDSVNAPENTMASFQKAMDVGADGIELDVHMSKDDHLVVIHDERVDRTTDGTGYVRDYTLKELKELDAGIKFSPKFAGEKIPTLEEVLELIDNKNILLNIEVKSGVVNYPGIEKKLVETVRKYDIAERVILSSFNYNSIRGIKRFDCELKVGLLYEYALTKPWYIARRMGVYSLHPYYFNITQELVSSCKKYDIKLFPWTVDKKEDMRKMIEIGVDGIITDNPGLLIEVRDKGRGNDEL
- a CDS encoding ABC transporter ATP-binding protein, translated to MLKVNNLYKEYKSKKVVALNRINMNVEKNEIVGLLGPNGAGKTTLIKAISGLVNPDSGEIIINDIKLNEKTRRKIMGKLGVVLEGTRNLYWTLSVKDNYYYFASIKGKKNYEIEKNIEKYANVLKTRDFLNCKIKILSTGQKQRVAITAALLHEPELLILDEPSNGLDIESRNLLINGIKYFRDNLKTTFLISSHDVDFISKVVDKIVIIDNGNIVDEFLNQGISPEDIENKYKELLIKEGNSR
- a CDS encoding ABC transporter permease; this translates as MVYLHILFAEIKRSLKESFSYNVGFISSILLLVVLYCSLIFMNTGTLLGSYYKNAEGSKTLLLIGYIFWSYSIIAINEVSSEIEKEAVKGTLEQKFMSIAPYSLLLAGSIISSILVSSVVAGIIITLSRIIFGINIIINPGVILSLFITLLGMYGMGLILGGISFIVKKISKITEIIQIVLLFITDTLTKTSFLKFNWIIPLTLGNDIARRFASSLTVPFDSWIVLVFVSSIWLVTGIAVFNICSKYVKKNGLLGTY
- the thiS gene encoding sulfur carrier protein ThiS; protein product: MIFLNDQRVDFCGTLEELLKKQGYNIHAVAVLVNDEVIKKDQWSCYQLKDNDRVDVVAIMGGGALYEF
- a CDS encoding thiazole synthase yields the protein MSFKVGDRTLKSRLFIGTGKLPSYALISPIVEKTGVDVLTVAVRKINPDQKGENVLDYIPKDCVIMVNTSGARNHKEAVKIAEIGSELTGSDWIKIEIETDSKYLMPDNMETLKAADILVEKGFKVFPYISPDLVVAKKLEKIGVSAVMPLASPIGTNKGIGCETLLKAIINEINVPVIIDAGIGRPSHAAHAMELGADAVLINTAIATAKDPVRMAVAFSKAVEGGRIAYEIGILQEREYAEASSPLTGFLRGVGDD